TTGTCCCTGGGGCGTGGAGGGGATAGCCTGGAGGCTCGCCGGTGGCGAACATGTGCAAAGCATTTCGCAGCTGGTTTGTTCGGCGTGGGAGCCCACACGGCATCGCTGGCCCGTCCTGCCGGCTGGGCCGGAGCTCACGGTTTCCCTGGCAGCGACACGGCTCTGGGCGAGGGTTGGGGAGCCGGGGGGCACCCTGCCTCGGCCCCCCCAGCCCGGCCCCGCTGCCCCTCGCTGCAAACCGCGGGgctccccccgcctccccctcGCCGGGCGCCGCCGGGGCCGGGCTGCGAGACAGGGAAGATAAGAGCGGCCCTTGCGTGCTCCGAGGAGCGTCCGTGCGGGGCGGAGGGGGTGTCCTCGGGGGGCAGGGGGCGATAAcagcccagccctgggctcCCTCGCCGGAGCGAGCCCGTCGGGGCCGCGCCGCCGGGTGACTCACGGCTCCCGTGACCGGACCGAGCCTCGTTCTTTCCAGGAGAAACGCGCCAGCAGGGCCGGGCACGGGCGCTCCGCGGGAGAAGGGGGCGCTGGCAGCAGCCCGGGGGGCGCTGGTTCCCCTTCCCCTTGTCTTCGGTCCCCGCTGGGCACGCCGAGCGTCTCTCTCGGATCTCGGCACCGACCTTGGATGCCTTGGGTCCATAATTCGCTCCCCCattccccccttctctccttACGTTCCTCCTTCCCGGCGAGCTCGGGCCGGCAGCGCCTTGCGGAGAGGCGGCGGAGCCCCCGCCTGGCACAAGGTgccatcccctcccctcccctctctccttccttcccagcaACGCGGATCCACTCGGGAGGGAGCGTTTAGCATCTCACCCGCTCCGAGAGGCATGTGCTTAAACAAGCCGAGTACCATCCCCGCGATAAAAGTATTGGGTTATTCTGCAACGTAATCTACATCAAAGCCTCGGGGGCTGCCGGCTTGAAAAGATCCAAGATGTTTTCTAGCTCCTTATCGTGTCTGTGCTTAGGGGGAGTCATAAATTCCACAGGTCGGACTAACTAACACACGATTCCTCCTTCTTTCGCTCTCTAGGCCACCAAAGGGCTTtcaagcaggattttttttatttttttttgttaacctTGCGAAAAAGCTCCCGGTTCCGTGTCGTtaaggggactgggggggatcccccaccccttccccccCGAGCTTCTCCtaactgacagaaaaaaataaattatttaaaccGAAGACGattagaaataaagaagaagGTGACCGCATCCCAGGAAGGGTCCCGACAAGCGGGAGCGAGTCGGAGGAGGAGGGATCGCGGGGCGTCCCTTCCCGGGACTTACGGGGAGTTCTTTGTCCCCGGACGGGGGTCCCCGCGCTGTGCCGCCCGCCCCAGTCCCGGGCCAGAGGCGACGATGAGCGCCGGGTCCGAAGCGAGGAGGCAGCTCCAGAGCCGGGGACGCCCGGACAGAAGGACAGCAGGCAGAGCCCTGCCCCCGGCGTCTCTCTCGCAGTCGTGCCGCTGGCCTAACACCCCTTGGGGCAGGCGGATCCCcttagaaataattatttcagctCAAGAAATAAGGCTGAGGGTGAAGGAAGAAGGCAGGGAGCCCGGCATCTGCCCAGGCTGGAGCTCCGGTTGAAATAACCCTTCGGGAAAAATACAGGGAACaggctaaaaggaaaaaaaaagatagtccTCTGCAAATGCTAGCCCTCATCAGGCACTTGTCAGCTTAAGAGGCATTGGATCGTGCTCAGGATCTAACGAAATagagaagggaataaaaaataaaatttaaaaaaggggggggggtgaacccaaacaaaaaccaaccaaagCACCAAAACAAACCGAAGGAAGAGACGAGGGAAGCTCCGATCTCGGGGTCCTCGTTCCTCTCCCGGGCTCGGGCTGGAGCCGTCGGGAAGCCCCGAGACGGAGGCAGCGAAGGAGTGAGGCGGCTGCCAGGGCCGGCTGGGGAAACCTCTCTCCTTGGTCGCCGCTTCCAGGACTGCAGGGAGAAAGGATGAGAATCCCAGCTGAGTAACATATCCCCTCTCCCTAATCCCGATGGCTGctggagaaaaaagtaaaaagcctGCCCCTGTCTTAACGAAAGAGAGCTCGAAGATCTCCCAGGCGCGGGAGGCGTGCGGCTCAggatcctttttattttaagacaaGAGGGTACCGGGACCAGAGCGTTCTCCGCCCCAGACGGCCGGTCGGTGCCGCGGGACGGGAGCAGGGGGGCTCTGCGGTGGGGGATGCTCCGcagcatccatccatcctccaACACCGCGGACCATGGGAGATGGCTGGCAGGGCCCGGATTCCCCAGTCCTCCCTGTGCTCGGGGGGCAGCGGGGATCACCATCTGACGGGCAAAGACGGAGTCCCTGGATTCTCATCCATCTCCGTGTCCAGCAGCCCCCAGTTCCACCAGCTCGGGCAGCCGTCGGGTCTCACCCCAAAGCGCTGCCACCTGCCTGCCAGGAATTCTTGGATGGAGCCTTAGGCACCGAGCGGGGCTGGTTCGGGGTTTGTCAGGGTTTTGGTGAGTTTTAATACAATACGTTTAGAGTTTTGTCGCTTTAATGGCCCCTTCCTCCGTTTATGGCATCATCAAATTCACATCCGCATGGATGGGCTGTGTCAGTGCTTATCGGGAGAGGCGATTACGCTGAAGGGACGCAGcgtttcttttccaaagttacatttcagtttcCTGCGGCAGAGAGCGCTGGGGGCCGCAAGCCCCGCTCCCTCTCCCCGGTAATCCACCGGCAGGGACGGTGGGAATGGGCAGCAGAGACAGATATCCCTTCCGGAGAAGACGGCTGGCAGGCGTCCCGCTTCCCTGCTGTTGTGCTGATGCTGTCGTAGGGTCGCAACCGCCAGCGACAGCCTGACAGCGACAAGTGATGGTGTGGGCGCAGTAGTGGCCGTGGGTAGAGTGTGGGTTCCCCGTTCCTCGCAGCCGGGCTCCGAGGGGCTGCTGCCCGTGGTCTCTTCCTCGGGAGCGATGCTCCATCCTTCCCCCTGGAGCGCCCCGGTCCCCGAGAGCCACCGGCACCGGACCCTGTCGGATCCCTCGGGAGTCGTCGCTGGGATAAGTCCCATCCCAGTTAAAGCACAGCTCCGCACCCAAGGGTCCGCTGGAAGGGAACGAAAGACAGAGAGATTTTTCGAGGGGTGCAGATCGGGAGATTTGCCTCTGCAGgtctgaaatcatagaatcatagaatcaccaggttggaagagacccaccggatcatcgaatccaaccattcccatcaatcaataaaccatgcccctcagcacctcgtccacccgtcccttaaacacctccagggaaggtgactcaacctcctccctgggcagcctgttccagtgcccaatgaccctttctgtgaaaaattttttctttatgttcagcctgaacctcccctggcagagcttgaggccattccctcttgtcctgtcccctgtcacttgggagaagaggccagctccctgctctccacaacctccttttaggtagttgtagagagcaacgagaaATGTGCCCTCAGCTGCAAAACGCCCAGTCCCAGTGACCTAGGGAGGGTCACGGTTCGCTCTGCAGAGCAACCACAACcggggaaagaaaaataccccTGGGAAACGACCTCCCGGATCTCCCCACGAAAGACCCGACACACGAGAAGCCGGGATAACGCGGGGAATGTGGAGGACCCCGGCAGGACCCAGCCACACAAGCCCCGGGCTCCCGGGAGAACCGGCAGGGGCGGCCGGTGCTGCCCTGCTCCGGCGAACCGTGCTGGGAAAACGGGGGTACGCTCCCGAccccatccttttttttttttttttctcagcagctgaaAGGTTTCCTCGGTGTGTCATGGGAAAAGATGCGAATATGCAAACGTCGTCTGGCATTGTCCCCGCTCAGGGTGAAAAGTTAAAGCATAAAAGGGACTGGGGGGAAACTGAGAGGGGGTCGCCTCTTCAAAGGGGGCTGGCTGGGCCGGGGGAGCCGGCTGCCGCTCTCCCGGGAGCCGCCCTTCCAGGGCAGCATTTCCAGCGGGTTTCCAAGGCGCCgggggtgggaaaaaaaaaaaagactcagcGTAGCCTTCGAGTTCCCCGTGGGGTCGGCCAAGCGAGGGACTCGCCCTCCGGGGTGGTGAGCTCCCCCGAGCCTTCCCCGGAGCCGGTACCCGGGTCCCTGCGGGAGGAGGGATGCTCAAGCAGACAATTCCCCAAAAGGGGTTTTTAAGCAAAGGTGCCCCCAGCTCTTTCCCGTTCCCGGCATCGGGGCCCTGTCTGAGACGGGAAGGACGGGCAGCGCCTGACCTCGAAGCTCAGCAGGCACATTCGGGGCGAAGGAGGCAGCGCCcacggcggggggggggcgggggtgtCTGCTCTTACCTCTCCTTCATCGCCCGTGACCGAGAGGGAGCTGGTGGGAAGCGCGTTAGGAAAAGCGGGAGGCCGTCGTGGTGGGGTTTGtcgcttaaaaaaaaacccacgaCAAAACGACTTTGTGGACTTTTAATCAAAATTCTCACCTCCACCGCCtcttccccccccgccccccagtCCCCAAGCCCGGAGAAGAGCTGGTTAAAGCGCTGCCCGCAGATCGGCCGCGATACACGGTTCCCATATTCCCACCCTCGCCCTTAGATCTCCCTCTCTGTCTTTTGCAAGTCTCTTGATTTCATCCTTTGAACCTGTGATTGGAGGTTAAAGTGCACCAGGTTGCAATGGAAGGAGGAAGCTCTTAAACAATAAAGGCTTGAATATTTAGCTGTGATCAGGTCGCTGCCCTCTCCTTatctttttaaatgcaaatcgTCCTTTAGGGGTAGTAGCTATATACCCAGCGCCTCTCCACGTCACCTGCCTTTGGTGCGTCTGGGCCATTACTAATAGAGCCTTGTAAACAGTCGTTAATCATGTAAGCGCCGCCGGCCCTCGGGTCCGGACCGGGAGCGCAGCGCGGGGCCGCGGCCCCtccgccccccccaccccatccccccGCCCCGGGGAGCCCCGAGCAGCATGCGGAGAGCGGCCGGGCTCCCGCCAGCATGTACGTGAGTTACCTGCTGGAGAAGGACGGGCCCATGTACCCCGGCCCGGGGCGCCCCTCGGCGGGGCTCAACCTGGCGGCGCAGAACTTCGTGGGCGCCCCGCAGTACGCGGACTACGGCGGGTACCACGCGAACCTCGACGGCGCGCAGTCCCCCGGCCCCGCGTGGCCCGCGCCCTACGCCGCCCCGCTCCGCGACGAATGGGGCGCCTACGGCCaggccgccccgccgcccgccgtcCACGGCCTCAACGGAGgctcccccgccgccgccgTGGCTTACGGCCCCGCCGAGTACCACCCGCAccacccccaccaccccccgcacgcccaccaccaccatcaccatcaCCCGGGCCCCGCGCCCCACTGCTCCGCGGGGACCCTGCAGCCGCTCGGCAACGCCGCCCCCGAGCCGCTCTCCCCCGGCGGGCAGCGCCGCGGCCTCTGCGACTGGATGAGGAAACCGGCGCAGCCCCCGCTCAGCAGCCAAGGTAAGACCGGGACCgggacggggatggggggggggggaccggggctcccggggcggcggggaggaggCCGAAACGAGCTCTCTTGAAGGTTCCAGCGGGGGTAAAAGCACCCAAACGGGCTCCCTCGAGGGTGCCAGAGGGGGTAAAGCAAACGAACGAGCTCTCCCGGGGGTTCCAGAGGGATTAAAGCACCCGAATGGGCCCGTCCCGGGGGGTTCCAGAGGGATTAAAGCGCCCGAACGGGCCCTCCCGGGGGTTCCAGCAGGGTTGAAGCACCCTAAGGAGCCCTCCTGAAGGTTCCAGGGGGGATAAAGCAAACGAATGAGCCCTGCCTAGGGTTCCAGCGGGGGTGAAGCACCCGAAACGAGCCCCCCTGAAGGTTCCATCGGGGGTGAAGCACCCGAACGAGTCCTCCCGGGGGTTCCAGCGGGGTTAAAGCACCCGAACGAGCCCTCCCGAGGGTTGCGGCGGGGGTAAAGCACTCGAAACGAGCCCTCCTGAACGTTCCAGCGCGGGTAAAGCACCCGAATGGGCCCCCTCGAGGGTTCCAGCGGGGTTAAAGCAAATGAACGAGCTCTCCCGAGGAGGCCAGGGGGGATAAAGCACCCGCAGCGCTGCGGCCGCCGGGCTCAGCCGGGGGCGCTGCGCGACCCGCCGACCCCGCCGCGCTCCTTCGGGGAGCAGCCGGTGCCGGTCCCGACGGCGCCTCGGGATGCGCCTCGGCGGGACAGAGCGGGATCCCGAGCAAACGCCGGCTCGTCCTCCCGCTGCTCCACTCTCCCGCTTATAGCCACTTAGAAGATTTTTATAACCAATTATAGTCATATAAATCATCGGCCGGTGTCGCTCCGCGTTTGTTTCTGAGTCACTGGGCGCTCACCCTTCACTAAGGTCTCCGTGCAGCCCGAGCGGCCGCCGCCGACCCCCGCGGGCTGAGCCGCCGGTGGCACCGGGGGGTGCGAGGGCAGCCCcctcacacacacccccccgGTGCCGGGAGGCGGCCGTGGCGGGCAGGACGGGCCGGACCGAGCCCGGCGCCGCGTGTCCTTGTGAGGTTAATCCCCCCGCAGACCCTCTCTTTTATTCCCACCCCTCGCCAGATGCAGGGGAGATGCGTGTCTCCCTGCTTTTCTATAAGCCTTCCACGACTGTTGtatcctctttttccttttttcttctatttttgagggggttttttgttttgtttttttttgttcttttttggttttttaatatttagataTAGTGGCTAGGGGAAAAAAGGGCTTCGACTTCCGCAGTAAATAGctacttccagtacctgaagaggctacaagaaagctggggagggaccgttcacaaaagcttgtagtgataggacaaggggcaatgagtataaactggagaggggcagatttaggctaggcataaggaggaatttcttcacgatgaaagtggtgaggccctggcgcaggttgcccagggaagttgtggctgccccatccctggaggtgttcaaggccaggttggatggggccttgggcagcctgatctagtgggaggtgtccctgcccagggcagggggggttggagctgagctttaaggtcccttccaaccctcaactattctatgattgtatgattctggCATTCCTCTCTCACCTCGTGCCCTGCTCCACGGACAGCAGGGCCGGCGGGGGCTGGGGATCCCGGGAGAAGCCCTGGAGCCGGGCGCTGGCACCGTCTGTGCCCCGGGTGGCGGTGGCACCGAAGCTCTCCCAGGCTCTTCCCACAGCAGCCCGCGGTGTTCCCACAGTTTGGGCTTGTGCGGTGCTGGCCGGTCCCTTGTCTTCATTCAAATTCTGCCTTTGGAGCCAGTGTTTATGTTAAtgcgcggggctggggggatgAAAGCGCCTGCCGCCATTTGTTCAGTAGTGGTAATTCAAACAGAATGTGGCTGTCATTAAGGCTTTGAGAAGGGGTTTTCTTTGATAAGATCTCCTTGTCCTGCATTGTTTGGGATTGTGTTCTCTGTTCACCGGCTCTGGGGAGTTTTCTGTGATCAGGCTTGTATCTTTACAGGGTGCTTTTGTTGTGGTTTGCAGAGAGTTTACCTGAACAAAGTCAGCCTGCTAGCCGTGAAGCACCTTGGGGGCAGAGGCTCCCCGCCTCGGCTCCCTGGGGAACGGGAGGGCCGGGGACACAACCTGTTGAACCAGAAACGCTCGGGAGAAAGGAGCTCAGCGGCTGCGGCGGCCGAATTTCCTCGGGTTTCTTTTTCCGGGTATTTTTtgggggttggtttggggtttttggtcgttttttttggtttttcttggttggttttttttttttaaatcactaaaGTCGCACGTCGCGCTCCCAGGGTCACCGAGAAGTGTCTTTAGTCTTTGCCTCGATAGCAGCGGCCACAGTAGAAGCGAGCGGGCTCTGGCCGCAGCCCCTCGACGGCCGCTCGCGGTTCCCCGCGCTTCCATCGGTGTTTCTCGTTTAGCAACCAAGCAGCAAGGCCCTGAAgggctttttccttccctccccaccccttttcctttctctttgtaaAAAGTTTGCTCTCGgtaggaaaggcaaagcaaaaaatGAAAGCCGACAGCAAGTTCACGATCGAGGCGTGAAAACCAGAGCTGAAAACTAGAGCCCAGAGCTCCCCTCGCCTGAGGCTTCCTGAGCCCGaggagctctgcagctgctccctcTCCTCTGATTGCTCGGGAAAGCcccaggcagggcaggcaggaagCTGGGGTGGCCTGATCCTGCTCACCCCGCACCCGCAGAGAGGAAATCCAGGCTCCACGCAGCCCCTTTGGCTTTGACTTCCCCAACCCGTCTTTGTTCTCCGCAGTTAAAACCAGGACGAAAGACAAATACCGCGTCGTGTACACCGACCACCAGcggctggagctggagaaggagttTCACTACAGCCGCTACATCACCATACGGAGGAAAGCGGAGCTGGCGTCCAACCTGGGGCTGTCGGAGAGGCAGGTCTGTCCCGCCAGAGGCACTTCTCACTCCCGCCGCTTGTGGCTGGGATGCGCGGGCCTGGGATGCGCGGGGTTGGGATGCGTGTGGCTGGGATCCGTGGGGATGGGATGCCTGGGACGTGCGGGGTTGGGATGCGCAAGGCTGGGATATGCGGGGTTGGGATGCGTGGGGCTGGGATGCGCGGGGTTGGGATGCGTGGGGCTGGGATGCGCGGGGTTGGGATGCGTGGGGCTGGGATGCGCGGGGTTGGGATGCGCGGGGTTGAGATGCGCGGGGTTGGGATGCGCGGAAGAAGGATGCGCTCCCGGGGGGACGGCTGGTGGAAGCACCCCTCTGactcccctctcccctgcccGGCAGGTGAAAATCTGGTTCCAGAACAGACGGGCGAAGGAGAGGAAGATCAACAAGAAGAAGCTGCAGCAGGCGCAGCCCGGGGGCGCGGAGCCGCTCAGCCCCGGGGCTCCGCTGCAGGGTCCCGCCGCGGGGGCAGCCGCCGCAGGGCTTGTCGCCGCCGCCCCGCAGTGACAGCGGCCGGGGACCCGCAGGGACTGCTGGGGGGGGCACagccgcggcggggccgggccggggggcgcggggggacCAGCACCCCAGCCCATGCACTACATCGCCCCGCGGGGCCGGCCCTGTGTACAGGTGTACAGTCTATGTGTCTAGTCGTTCGGGGGAAGCGTGGCCGTcgctttattattattattaatattattatgtctgggtggggtttttttaccctGGAGTTTGTTAGGTAaaaggggggcactgcctgccaGCCACGCCCCCCCGTGAATCTCAGGGATCGGTCCGAAATATTGTTGGGCTAACAATGAAttttaacaagaaaacaaaaattaaagcacatttttttttattttatattttattttgtttgggtttttttcttgtaaacaaAAGCATGTAAAATGTTCATCTTGCCCTAGGGGCCAGATGAAGAGAAGATAAGGTGGCCAGGGCAGAGAAGATAAGGTGCTGTTTAAATGTTCAGAAATGAATTGCTTAACGTTAGACACTTGTAAAAG
This genomic window from Phaenicophaeus curvirostris isolate KB17595 chromosome 1, BPBGC_Pcur_1.0, whole genome shotgun sequence contains:
- the CDX2 gene encoding homeobox protein CDX-2, with the protein product MYVSYLLEKDGPMYPGPGRPSAGLNLAAQNFVGAPQYADYGGYHANLDGAQSPGPAWPAPYAAPLRDEWGAYGQAAPPPAVHGLNGGSPAAAVAYGPAEYHPHHPHHPPHAHHHHHHHPGPAPHCSAGTLQPLGNAAPEPLSPGGQRRGLCDWMRKPAQPPLSSQVKTRTKDKYRVVYTDHQRLELEKEFHYSRYITIRRKAELASNLGLSERQVKIWFQNRRAKERKINKKKLQQAQPGGAEPLSPGAPLQGPAAGAAAAGLVAAAPQ